In the genome of candidate division WOR-3 bacterium, one region contains:
- the cas1b gene encoding type I-B CRISPR-associated endonuclease Cas1b → MGRVNYYVTSNGILKRKQNTVYFIKRNEKGEIEKKVLPINKIYAIYAHGRITFSSAVVSYLSKHGVPIHFFNKYGFYEGSLYPRQTLVSGYLLVKQVEHYLNKEKRLELAKKFVEGCGENIIKNLQYYERTKGELQEEIEKIRFFIREIEKQNDIPSIMAIEGNIWDTYYQSFNKIFPEEFHFDKRSRRPPENMINCLISFGNSLVYSTVLTEIYNTQLNPTISYLHEPFERRFSLALDLSEI, encoded by the coding sequence ATGGGAAGAGTTAATTACTATGTTACTAGCAATGGAATTTTAAAAAGAAAACAAAATACAGTCTATTTTATTAAAAGGAATGAAAAAGGCGAAATAGAAAAGAAAGTTTTACCAATCAATAAAATTTATGCAATATATGCACATGGTAGAATAACCTTTTCATCTGCTGTAGTTTCATATCTTTCCAAGCATGGTGTACCAATACACTTTTTTAACAAATACGGTTTCTATGAAGGTAGTTTATATCCTAGACAAACTTTAGTATCTGGATATTTGTTAGTAAAACAAGTTGAACATTATCTAAATAAAGAAAAAAGGTTAGAACTAGCAAAAAAATTTGTTGAAGGTTGTGGAGAAAATATTATAAAAAATTTGCAATACTATGAAAGAACGAAAGGGGAATTGCAAGAAGAAATAGAAAAAATTAGATTTTTTATAAGAGAAATAGAGAAACAAAATGATATCCCATCAATTATGGCAATAGAAGGAAATATTTGGGATACTTATTATCAAAGTTTTAACAAGATTTTCCCTGAAGAATTTCATTTTGATAAAAGAAGCAGAAGACCACCAGAAAACATGATAAATTGTTTGATAAGTTTTGGTAATTCTTTAGTTTACTCAACAGTACTAACAGAAATTTATAACACTCAATTAAATCCAACTATAAGTTATTTACACGAGCCATTTGAAAGAAGATTTTCTTTAGCGTTGGATTTGAGTGAAATAT